A region from the Mycobacterium heidelbergense genome encodes:
- the ligD gene encoding non-homologous end-joining DNA ligase: MAAAAEEIDVDGIAVRLTNPDKVYFPALGSNGTKRRLVEYYRAVAGGPMLTALRDRPTHLQRFPDGIDGEEIYQKRIPQHHPDYLQTCRVTFPSGRTADALKVTHPAAIVWAAQMGTVTLHPWQVRCPDTEHPDELRIDLDPQPGTGFEQARAVAVGVLRPLLDELGLAGYPKTSGGRGVHVFLRIATDWDFVEVRRAGIALAREVERRAPDAVTTSWWKEERGERIFIDFNQNARDRTMASPYSVRRTPIATVSTPLTWDELAGADPDDYTMATVPDLVQRREDPWAGMDAVAQSIAPLLQMSRADEERGLGDMPYPPNYPKMPGEPKRVQPSRDTDRTSKNKPK, from the coding sequence ATGGCTGCTGCAGCGGAAGAAATCGACGTCGACGGCATCGCGGTGCGGCTGACCAACCCGGACAAGGTGTACTTCCCCGCGCTGGGGTCGAACGGGACCAAGCGACGGCTCGTCGAGTATTACCGGGCCGTGGCCGGCGGCCCGATGCTGACCGCGCTGCGCGACCGGCCCACCCATCTGCAGCGCTTCCCGGACGGCATCGACGGCGAGGAGATCTACCAGAAGCGGATACCGCAGCACCATCCCGACTATCTGCAGACCTGCCGGGTGACGTTCCCGTCGGGACGCACCGCCGACGCGCTGAAGGTGACCCATCCCGCGGCGATCGTGTGGGCGGCGCAGATGGGCACGGTCACGCTGCACCCGTGGCAGGTGCGCTGCCCGGACACCGAGCACCCCGACGAATTGCGCATCGACCTGGATCCGCAGCCCGGCACCGGCTTCGAGCAAGCGCGGGCGGTTGCCGTCGGTGTGTTGCGGCCGCTGCTCGACGAACTCGGCCTGGCCGGGTACCCCAAGACATCCGGGGGCCGCGGGGTCCACGTGTTTCTGCGGATCGCCACCGACTGGGACTTCGTCGAGGTGCGCCGGGCCGGCATCGCGCTGGCCCGCGAAGTGGAGCGCCGCGCCCCGGACGCGGTGACCACCTCGTGGTGGAAGGAAGAACGGGGCGAGCGCATCTTCATCGACTTCAACCAGAACGCCCGCGACCGCACCATGGCGTCGCCGTACTCGGTGCGGCGCACCCCGATCGCGACCGTGTCGACGCCGCTGACGTGGGACGAGCTGGCCGGCGCCGATCCCGACGACTACACCATGGCGACGGTGCCCGACCTCGTGCAGCGCCGGGAGGACCCGTGGGCCGGCATGGATGCCGTGGCCCAGTCGATTGCTCCGTTGCTGCAGATGTCCCGGGCCGACGAAGAGCGCGGGCTTGGCGACATGCCGTACCCGCCGAACTACCCGAAGATGCCGGGCGAGCCGAAGCGGGTGCAGCCAAGCCGGGATACGGATCGGACCAGTAAGAACAAGCCGAAATGA
- a CDS encoding DNA-binding protein: MDTMKKNPADYVIGPDATIEDADLDEREIYHKGERLTEARAAELGDIAAREAEQTRTARTAGLIPGGKSLSGGQKHSPVVQVRVSEITRTKLEAIAKARKMSVSKLSRQVLDEFVNRETA, translated from the coding sequence ATGGACACGATGAAGAAGAACCCAGCCGACTACGTGATCGGACCCGACGCCACCATCGAAGATGCCGATCTCGACGAACGCGAGATCTACCACAAGGGCGAACGGCTCACCGAGGCCCGCGCCGCGGAGCTGGGCGACATCGCCGCCCGGGAGGCCGAACAAACCCGCACAGCCCGCACCGCCGGCCTGATCCCCGGCGGCAAGTCACTGTCCGGCGGCCAGAAGCACTCGCCGGTAGTCCAAGTGCGCGTCTCGGAGATCACCCGGACAAAGCTCGAGGCGATCGCCAAGGCGCGCAAGATGAGCGTGTCGAAGCTGTCGCGGCAGGTCCTCGACGAGTTCGTCAACCGCGAGACGGCTTGA
- a CDS encoding rhomboid-like protein, with the protein MTPFAKTTRDETGRWAAVAARTLSAAASVRVTAAYAVVLAAVSLMLTALGPHAREVVVSRMSTNLHNLAHGRLSTLVGSAFVDDGGDVCVWLPGLACLLALGELLWRGRGLIIAFTVGHIGATLIVAVGLVAALKAGWLPFSVARASDVGVSYGAVCVLGALTASIPPRWRLAWVGWWLGIAATAAVGADFTAVGHVMALLLGIGLSFRLPATVGWSPIRLGLLSVGAAFGYVVLSGSSVPATVGGLTGALVALLADRLSQPRDGEGRTPARQPAFAPQAALS; encoded by the coding sequence ATGACGCCGTTCGCGAAGACTACCCGCGACGAGACCGGACGTTGGGCAGCCGTCGCCGCGCGAACGTTGTCCGCCGCGGCGTCGGTGCGCGTCACTGCGGCATACGCCGTCGTCCTGGCCGCCGTCTCACTCATGCTCACCGCGCTTGGTCCGCACGCACGCGAGGTCGTGGTGAGTCGCATGAGCACCAACCTGCACAATCTGGCGCACGGCCGCCTGAGCACGTTGGTCGGCAGCGCGTTCGTCGACGACGGCGGCGATGTCTGTGTTTGGCTGCCGGGGCTGGCGTGCCTGCTGGCTTTGGGCGAACTGCTTTGGCGCGGTAGGGGTTTGATCATCGCGTTCACGGTCGGCCACATCGGTGCCACGTTGATCGTCGCGGTGGGGCTGGTCGCCGCGCTCAAGGCGGGATGGCTGCCGTTCTCCGTCGCACGGGCGAGCGACGTCGGGGTCAGTTACGGCGCGGTGTGTGTACTGGGCGCGCTGACGGCATCGATACCACCGCGCTGGCGGCTCGCGTGGGTCGGTTGGTGGCTTGGCATCGCGGCGACGGCGGCCGTGGGGGCGGACTTCACCGCCGTCGGGCACGTTATGGCGCTGCTGCTCGGCATCGGTCTGTCCTTCCGGCTGCCCGCCACGGTCGGCTGGAGTCCCATCCGGCTCGGTTTGCTATCCGTGGGTGCCGCATTCGGCTATGTGGTGCTGTCGGGCTCATCGGTTCCGGCGACGGTGGGCGGACTGACCGGCGCGCTGGTGGCGCTCCTCGCCGACCGGCTATCGCAGCCTCGCGACGGCGAGGGACGCACGCCCGCGAGGCAACCCGCGTTTGCGCCGCAAGCGGCGCTGTCGTAG